Proteins from one Corynebacterium testudinoris genomic window:
- a CDS encoding YdcF family protein, with product MRRRFPLPHARSAVVLGTAQYDGRPSRQFAARLDHAVLLWEEGRVEHFYPVGGNLPGDRFTEAEVGRTYLIDHGVPAERVSAVGRGNDTRGSFCALLDEYPDLGPALVVTDPHHSLRAERIARELGIDAYASPTQTSPSRFPRPSWWLTLSHELGGLAVVDASLVVGRDKAEELESTLRRIQSALRPSRKARHQQLDAEKAAGENPC from the coding sequence TTGCGCCGCCGTTTCCCCCTCCCGCACGCCCGCTCCGCAGTTGTGCTCGGCACGGCCCAATATGATGGACGTCCCTCGCGGCAATTTGCCGCACGCCTGGACCACGCCGTCTTGCTGTGGGAGGAGGGCCGGGTGGAACATTTCTATCCCGTCGGCGGGAACCTGCCGGGTGATCGCTTCACCGAGGCGGAGGTTGGACGGACCTATCTCATCGACCACGGGGTGCCTGCTGAGCGGGTGAGCGCGGTGGGTCGAGGCAATGACACCCGCGGGTCGTTCTGCGCCCTACTCGATGAGTATCCCGATCTCGGCCCGGCCCTTGTGGTCACTGATCCTCACCACAGCTTGCGGGCGGAAAGAATCGCCCGGGAGCTGGGTATTGATGCTTACGCGTCGCCGACGCAGACGAGTCCCTCACGCTTCCCTCGTCCGTCGTGGTGGTTGACGCTGTCCCACGAGCTGGGCGGCCTGGCTGTGGTCGACGCCTCCCTTGTTGTCGGGCGTGACAAGGCGGAGGAATTGGAGAGTACGCTCCGGCGGATTCAGTCTGCCCTGCGGCCATCGCGGAAGGCGCGTCATCAGCAACTCGACGCGGAGAAGGCGGCGGGGGAGAATCCGTGCTGA
- a CDS encoding deoxyguanosinetriphosphate triphosphohydrolase produces the protein MYRYNAADTARRFDEAPKGSDFENATPDHRGDFGRDRARVLHSAALRRLADKTQVVGPRDGDTPRTRLTHSLEVAQISRGIGTGLGLDPDLCEMAGLTHDIGHPPYGHNGEVALNEVAGDCGGFEGNAQTLRILTRLEPKIVSPSGESFGLNLTRAALDAACKYPRTRTNSDGSVNRKYGCYDEDAEILAWLREGHTDERPAMEAQAMDWSDDIAYSVHDVEDGIVSGRINLHVLWDLVELAALAEKGARAFGGTPEELLDAADSLRQLTVVAAAADFDDTLRGYAGLKRMTSELVGRYVGATVQATLEGAQTSKSTLGRYHGELIVPPQALAEVTLLKTIAVLYVMDKPAHLARQDRQRERIYRVFDYLTAGAPGSLDPMFRQWWEEADTDAARQRVVIDQIASMTESRLERMAKRSADLAAFMD, from the coding sequence ATGTACCGCTATAACGCCGCTGACACCGCCCGCCGGTTCGACGAGGCACCCAAGGGTAGTGACTTCGAAAACGCCACCCCGGATCATCGCGGCGACTTCGGACGCGATCGTGCGCGAGTGCTCCATTCTGCGGCTTTGCGCCGGCTGGCGGACAAAACCCAGGTCGTTGGCCCCCGTGATGGGGATACCCCGCGCACCCGGCTGACGCATTCGCTGGAGGTCGCGCAGATTTCCCGCGGGATCGGCACCGGCCTTGGCCTTGATCCCGATCTCTGCGAGATGGCCGGACTCACCCACGACATCGGCCACCCGCCGTACGGCCACAACGGTGAGGTCGCGCTCAACGAGGTCGCCGGAGATTGCGGTGGTTTCGAAGGTAACGCCCAGACCCTGCGCATTCTCACCCGCCTCGAACCGAAGATCGTGTCCCCCTCCGGCGAGAGCTTCGGCCTCAACCTCACCCGCGCTGCCCTCGACGCTGCCTGCAAGTATCCGCGCACCCGCACCAACTCCGATGGCAGCGTCAACCGCAAGTACGGCTGCTACGACGAGGACGCCGAGATCCTCGCCTGGCTGCGGGAAGGCCACACCGACGAGCGCCCCGCGATGGAAGCCCAGGCGATGGACTGGTCAGACGACATCGCCTACTCCGTTCACGACGTCGAAGATGGCATCGTTTCCGGCCGCATCAACCTTCACGTCCTGTGGGACCTCGTCGAGCTCGCCGCCTTGGCGGAAAAGGGTGCGCGCGCCTTCGGCGGCACCCCCGAAGAGCTTCTCGACGCCGCCGATTCTCTCCGCCAGCTCACCGTCGTCGCCGCAGCCGCCGACTTCGACGACACCCTGCGCGGCTACGCAGGCCTCAAAAGGATGACCTCCGAGCTAGTGGGACGCTATGTCGGGGCGACGGTGCAGGCAACCCTTGAGGGAGCGCAGACAAGCAAGAGCACCCTCGGCCGCTACCACGGCGAACTGATCGTGCCACCCCAAGCTCTTGCCGAAGTGACGCTGCTGAAGACCATCGCCGTGCTGTACGTCATGGACAAACCCGCACACCTGGCCCGCCAAGACCGCCAACGCGAACGCATCTACCGCGTCTTCGACTACCTCACCGCCGGTGCACCCGGCTCCCTCGACCCGATGTTCCGCCAATGGTGGGAGGAAGCGGACACCGATGCCGCGCGCCAACGAGTCGTCATCGACCAGATCGCCTCGATGACCGAATCGCGGCTCGAACGAATGGCGAAGCGATCGGCCGATCTGGCTGCATTTATGGATTAG